The proteins below are encoded in one region of Lactuca sativa cultivar Salinas chromosome 3, Lsat_Salinas_v11, whole genome shotgun sequence:
- the LOC111907362 gene encoding glycine cleavage system H protein, mitochondrial — protein sequence MALRMWASSTANALRLSTSCRPHFSPLSRCFSSVVDGLKYANSHEWVKHEGAVATIGITDHAQDHLGEVVFVDLPDAGGSVAKATGFGAVESVKATSDINSPISGEIVEVNSKLSETPGLINSSPYEDGWMIKVKPSNPSELESLMGAKEYTKFCEEEDASH from the exons ATGGCTCTTAGAATGTGGGCTTCTTCCACAGCCAATGCTCTAAGGCTATCCACTTCTTGCAGACCTCATTTCTCCCCTCTTTCCCGATGCTTCTCTTCAG TTGTGGATGGGTTGAAGTATGCAAATTCACATGAATGGGTCAAGCATGAAGGTGCTGTTGCTACCATTGGTATTACTGACCATGCTCAG GACCATCTTGGAGAGGTGGTGTTTGTGGATTTGCCAGATGCCGGTGGCTCAGTAGCCAAAGCCACCGGTTTTGGAGCGGTGGAAAGTGTGAAAGCCACCAGTGACATTAACTCCCCGATCTCTGGAGAGATTGTGGAGGTGAACTCAAAGCTGAGTGAGACTCCTGGTTTG ATCAACTCAAGCCCATATGAAGATGGATGGATGATTAAGGTGAAACCAAGCAACCCATCGGAGTTGGAATCATTGATGGGTGCAAAAGAGTACACAAAGTTCTGCGAAGAAGAAGACGCTTCTCACTAG
- the LOC111907320 gene encoding uncharacterized protein LOC111907320, with protein sequence MRHPVTVVVGINSLFSLITTIIHPFFGTTTTHPLPPLITTTTCHYHKLPPATTTYPPLLLTTTRYHDPQHHLPITTTNNYHPLPPPIIISHYHHLPTTTCHYHQLPPTATIHLLPPPALTITHHHYPTHHPTSSPPPATTISTTNIIPTYHIHHPPPTTTTTTKHHYTPLPPITSTRHHPTINTTTKDPPTTHHNHHPYYYRPPYLSPPPSFTTITHHLSPSTTTTRHHT encoded by the coding sequence ATGCGCCACCCGGTTACTGTTGTTGTCGGAATTAACTCATTATTTTCATTGATTACCACCATCATTCATCCTTTTTTCGGTACCACAACCACCCACCCACTACCACCCCTCATTACCACCACCACTTGCCATTACCACAAACTACCACCCGCTACCACCACCTACCCACCACTACTGCTAACTACCACCCGCTATCACGACCCCCAACACCATCTACCTATCACCACCACCAATAACTATCATCCGCTTCCACCACCAATCATCATCAGCCACTACCACCACCTACCCACCACCACCTGCCACTACCACCAACTACCACCCACCGCCACCATCCACCTATTACCACCACCCGCCTTAACCATCACTCATCACCATTACCCCACTCACCACCcaacatcatcaccaccacctgccaccactATCTCTACCACCAACATCATCCCCACTTACCACATTCACCACCCACCGCCTACAACCACCACTACCACAAAACATCACTACACGCCACTACCACCCATCACTAGCACCCGCCATCACCCAACCATCAACACCACCACTAAGGACCCACCTACCACCCACCATAACCACCATCCTTACTATTACCGACCACCCTACTTGTCACCCCCACCATCTTTTACCACCATCACCCACCACCTATCACCATCGACAACCACTACCCGCCACCACACATAA